In Zingiber officinale cultivar Zhangliang chromosome 8B, Zo_v1.1, whole genome shotgun sequence, a single genomic region encodes these proteins:
- the LOC122017692 gene encoding DAR GTPase 3, chloroplastic-like, protein MASLAPPPHPRPSLISYPQIKKTSAIRATLALSNSSVLQVPGGTPLTWALKDKTNLPSDWRKSSLEGSDWENLESDLNHWTRSLRPVQWYPGHIAKSEKELKEQLKLMDVVIEVRDARIPLATSHPQMDSWLGSRKKILVLNREDMISTADRNAWATFFARQGIKVVFANGQLGMGTMRLGRLAKSLAATVNIKRRAKGLLPRPVRAGIVGYPNVGKSSLINRLLKRRMCPAAARPGVTRELKWVRFGKDLELLDSPGILPMRISDQAAAIKLAICDDIGERSYDVADVAGILVQMLTRLPEAGSESLRKRYRIDLDDQCGRVFIEKLALQLFNGDANQAAFRILNDFRKGRFGWLALERPPK, encoded by the exons ATGGCTTCCTTGGCGCCTCCTCCGCATCCTCGCCCTTCGCTCATCTCGTATCCACAGATCAAGAAGACCTCGGCTATCCGCGCTACTCTCGCTCTGTCGAACTCG AGTGTACTGCAGGTTCCTGGTGGAACACCACTAACTTGGGCACtgaaagataaaactaatcttcCAAGTGATTGGAGAAAGAGCTCCCTTGAAGGAAGTGATTGGGAGAACTTGGAGTCTGATTTAAATCATTGGACTAGGTCGTTGCGCCCTGTACAG TGGTACCCAGGTCATATTGCTAAATCAGAAAAAGAACTGAAAGAACAGCTTAAGTTAATGGATGTTGTCATAGAAGTTCGAGATGCTAGAATTCCACTGGCTACCAGTCATCCTCAG ATGGATTCCTGGCTTGGAAGTCGTAAGAAGATTTTAGTTCTGAATAGAGAAGACATGATATCTACTGCAGACAGAAATGCATGGGCTACTTTCTTTGCAAGGCAGGGAATAAAAGTTGTTTTTGCTAATGGGCAACTTGGAATG GGAACGATGAGACTTGGGAGGCTTGCAAAGTCTTTAGCTGCTACTGTGAATATTAAACGCAGAGCAAAAGGGCTACTTCCTCGTCCA GTACGTGCCGGAATAGTTGGTTATCCGAATGTAGGTAAGTCATCTTTGATCAACCGGTTGCTAAAGCGAAGGATGTGTCCAGCTGCTGCAAGACCTGGTGTTACAAGAGAATTGAA ATGGGTACGATTTGGCAAAGATCTTGAGTTGTTGGACTCTCCCGGCATATTGCCAATGAGAATTAGTGATCAGGCAGCTGCAATAAAGCTTGCGATATGTGATGACATTGGAGAGAGATCATATGATGTCGCTGATGTTGCAGGCATTCTTGTGCAGATGCTGACAAGGCTTCCTGAAGCCG GCTCAGAATCTCTTCGCAAACGATATAGGATTGATTTAGATGATCAATGTGGTAGAGT ATTCATCGAGAAGCTTGCCCTTCAACTCTTTAATGGGGACGCTAACCAGGCTGCTTTCCGCATCTTGAACGACTTCAGGAAGGGAAGATTTGGTTGGTTGGCTCTGGAAAGACCTCCAAAGTGA
- the LOC122015623 gene encoding receptor homology region, transmembrane domain- and RING domain-containing protein 1-like isoform X2 produces MGLFKDETERKQMLTLFLLLALLAPEAAGNVVLIGKNVSFSFPDVEANFASPIKKSGESGILYVAEPLEACTTLTNELAKDSGTPFVLIRRGKCPFETKVRNAQYAGFKAAIVFDNEDRGILISMAGNSVGIHIHALFISKASGATLQNYAGRADLELWILPTIDNSANIIRREQSPLSQIREFHGMSSHLVKAMPSLEFTSVVEDNCTSTTCAICLEDYCAGDKLRVLPCSHKFHVCCVDYWLTSWRTFCPVCKRDATAGISITNLPATEHTPLLYGATPTISSRPSSVHSPVAASPAVRISLMPPQSHSNSRSHSYASSPCSQPIRIMPFHLRSNSSLASSISRIPNPHSSYGYSPSLDLRNSSSHRSRSHLTSPHSVYSPINSRLRSSFIPGSSNPTSNNLAASSSRQSYLRHCTESEASLSALASTYSLPGC; encoded by the exons ATGGGTTTGTTCAAGGATGAGACTGAGAGGAAGCAGATGCTAACTCTTTTCCTTCTTCTCGCACTGCTGGCTCCGGAAGCGGCTGGTAATGTGGTGCTGATTGGGAAAAATGTGTCTTTCTCGTTTCCGGACGTCGAAGCCAATTTTG CTTCACCAATAAAAAAATCAGGTGAATCTGGAATATTATATGTTGCAGAACCGTTAGAAGCGTGCACTACTTTAACAAATGAGCTCGCTAAGGATTCAGGAACTCCATTTGTGTTGATCAGAAGAGGaaaatgtccttttgaaactaAAGTCAGGAATGCACAATATGCTGGGTTTAAAGCTGCAATTGTATTCGACAATGAAGATAGAGGGATCCTGATTTCAA TGGCTGGAAATTCAGTCGGCATTCATATCCACGCTTTGTTCATTTCAAAGGCTTCAGGAGCGACACTGCAGAATTATGCTGGCCGTGCTGATTTAGAGTTGTGGATCTTGCCTACCATTGATAACTCAGC AAATATTATAAGGCGCGAGCAATCTCCACTTTCGCAGATCCGTGAATTTCATGGAATGAGCAGTCATTTAGTGAAAGCAATGCCAAGTCTCGAATTCACATCGGTCGTCGAAGATAATTGCACTTCAACAACATGTGCTATTTGCCTAGAAGACTATTGTGCAGGGGATAAACTTCGTGTGCTTCCATGTAGTCATA AGTTCCATGTGTGTTGCGTCGACTACTGGCTCACTTCTTGGAGAACATTCTGCCCTGTTTGCAAGCGAGATGCAACGGCTGGCATAAGCATAACTAATCTTCCGGCCACCGAGCACACTCCCTTACTTTATGGTGCAACTCCAACAATCAGTTCTCGGCCATCATCGGTTCATTCACCTGTTGCAGCATCTCCAGCGGTTCGTATATCTTTAATGCCTCCACAGTCGCATTCAAATTCTCGATCTCATTCCTATGCTAGTTCTCCTTGTTCCCAACCTATCCGAATAATGCCATTTCATCTCCGGTCTAATTCAAGTTTAGCATCGAGCATTTCTCGTATCCCTAACCCACATAGTTCTTATGGATACTCACCATCTTTGGACCTTAGAAATTCATCGTCCCATAGGTCTCGCTCGCATCTCACATCTCCTCATTCCGTTTATTCACCTATCAATTCGAGACTCCGATCCTCTTTCATACCCGGTTCAAGTAATCCGACCTCCAACAATCTAGCTGCATCCTCCAGTAGACAATCTTACTTGCGACATTGCACCGAATCAGAGGCAAGTCTTTCTGCTCTCGCTTCCACATATTCTCTACCAGGATGTTGA
- the LOC122015623 gene encoding receptor homology region, transmembrane domain- and RING domain-containing protein 1-like isoform X1 produces the protein MGLFKDETERKQMLTLFLLLALLAPEAAGNVVLIGKNVSFSFPDVEANFASPIKKSGESGILYVAEPLEACTTLTNELAKDSGTPFVLIRRGKCPFETKVRNAQYAGFKAAIVFDNEDRGILISMAGNSVGIHIHALFISKASGATLQNYAGRADLELWILPTIDNSAWAIVAISFMSLLAISAVFAMCFLLRRNIIRREQSPLSQIREFHGMSSHLVKAMPSLEFTSVVEDNCTSTTCAICLEDYCAGDKLRVLPCSHKFHVCCVDYWLTSWRTFCPVCKRDATAGISITNLPATEHTPLLYGATPTISSRPSSVHSPVAASPAVRISLMPPQSHSNSRSHSYASSPCSQPIRIMPFHLRSNSSLASSISRIPNPHSSYGYSPSLDLRNSSSHRSRSHLTSPHSVYSPINSRLRSSFIPGSSNPTSNNLAASSSRQSYLRHCTESEASLSALASTYSLPGC, from the exons ATGGGTTTGTTCAAGGATGAGACTGAGAGGAAGCAGATGCTAACTCTTTTCCTTCTTCTCGCACTGCTGGCTCCGGAAGCGGCTGGTAATGTGGTGCTGATTGGGAAAAATGTGTCTTTCTCGTTTCCGGACGTCGAAGCCAATTTTG CTTCACCAATAAAAAAATCAGGTGAATCTGGAATATTATATGTTGCAGAACCGTTAGAAGCGTGCACTACTTTAACAAATGAGCTCGCTAAGGATTCAGGAACTCCATTTGTGTTGATCAGAAGAGGaaaatgtccttttgaaactaAAGTCAGGAATGCACAATATGCTGGGTTTAAAGCTGCAATTGTATTCGACAATGAAGATAGAGGGATCCTGATTTCAA TGGCTGGAAATTCAGTCGGCATTCATATCCACGCTTTGTTCATTTCAAAGGCTTCAGGAGCGACACTGCAGAATTATGCTGGCCGTGCTGATTTAGAGTTGTGGATCTTGCCTACCATTGATAACTCAGCGTGGGCAATCGTggccatttcattcatgtcactACTAGCCATTTCCGCTGTGTTTGCTATGTGTTTTTTGCTGCGCAGAAATATTATAAGGCGCGAGCAATCTCCACTTTCGCAGATCCGTGAATTTCATGGAATGAGCAGTCATTTAGTGAAAGCAATGCCAAGTCTCGAATTCACATCGGTCGTCGAAGATAATTGCACTTCAACAACATGTGCTATTTGCCTAGAAGACTATTGTGCAGGGGATAAACTTCGTGTGCTTCCATGTAGTCATA AGTTCCATGTGTGTTGCGTCGACTACTGGCTCACTTCTTGGAGAACATTCTGCCCTGTTTGCAAGCGAGATGCAACGGCTGGCATAAGCATAACTAATCTTCCGGCCACCGAGCACACTCCCTTACTTTATGGTGCAACTCCAACAATCAGTTCTCGGCCATCATCGGTTCATTCACCTGTTGCAGCATCTCCAGCGGTTCGTATATCTTTAATGCCTCCACAGTCGCATTCAAATTCTCGATCTCATTCCTATGCTAGTTCTCCTTGTTCCCAACCTATCCGAATAATGCCATTTCATCTCCGGTCTAATTCAAGTTTAGCATCGAGCATTTCTCGTATCCCTAACCCACATAGTTCTTATGGATACTCACCATCTTTGGACCTTAGAAATTCATCGTCCCATAGGTCTCGCTCGCATCTCACATCTCCTCATTCCGTTTATTCACCTATCAATTCGAGACTCCGATCCTCTTTCATACCCGGTTCAAGTAATCCGACCTCCAACAATCTAGCTGCATCCTCCAGTAGACAATCTTACTTGCGACATTGCACCGAATCAGAGGCAAGTCTTTCTGCTCTCGCTTCCACATATTCTCTACCAGGATGTTGA
- the LOC122016418 gene encoding amidophosphoribosyltransferase, chloroplastic-like, giving the protein MAAATITAAAAVSVSVSARSPATTNAETATFHRYGQLTKTSHFYRIKTQLKPYPSLCGRRPNRTAHGPSSLRLIASAVSAGGNPSVPFALDDADKPRDECGVVGIIGDPDAAKLCSLALHALQHRGQEGAGIVCSDGTTLRSATGLGLVSEVFHDPRTLAPLKGDSAIGHVRYSTAGAASALANVQPFLAGYRFGKLAVAHNGNLVNYRRLRFDLESRGSIFNTSSDTEVILHLIATSSSRPLLSRVVEACESIEGAYSLVFLTENKLFAVRDPHGFRPLVMGRRRRTGAIVFASETCALDLINAEFEREVNPGEVLVVDGQDMSITSACLMPEKPRKACVFEHVYFALPNSVVFGHPVHASRYSFGAALARESPVPGADFVIPVPDSGFFAALGFAEASGIPFQQGLIRSHYVGRTFIEPDKEGRNLAVKLKLAPVRTILEGKSVVVVDDSIVRGTTSSKIVNLIKTAGGAREVHMRIASPPIVGSCYYGVDTPRSEELISNRMNVEGVRQEIGCDSLAFLSLDSLRGAFADESHMFCDACFTGNYPVPPTEQEAVKLTEV; this is encoded by the coding sequence ATGGCCGCCGCCACCATCACCGCCGCCGCTGCCGTCTCCGTCTCCGTCTCCGCTCGCTCCCCTGCCACAACCAACGCCGAGACCGCCACTTTCCACCGCTATGGACAACTCACCAAAACCTCCCATTTTTACCGCATCAAGACCCAGCTAAAACCCTATCCCTCTCTCTGCGGCCGCCGACCTAATCGCACCGCGCACGGCCCTTCGTCCCTCCGCCTCATCGCTTCCGCCGTTTCCGCCGGCGGAAACCCCTCGGTTCCCTTTGCCTTAGATGATGCCGACAAGCCTCGCGACGAGTGCGGCGTCGTGGGCATCATCGGCGACCCGGACGCCGCCAAGCTCTGTTCCCTCGCCCTCCACGCCCTACAGCACCGCGGCCAGGAAGGCGCCGGCATCGTCTGCTCCGACGGAACTACTCTCCGCTCTGCTACCGGCCTAGGTCTTGTCTCCGAGGTCTTCCACGACCCCCGAACCCTCGCCCCGCTCAAGGGCGATTCCGCGATCGGCCACGTGCGGTACTCCACGGCCGGCGCAGCCTCCGCCCTCGCCAACGTCCAACCCTTTCTCGCAGGTTATCGATTTGGCAAGCTCGCCGTCGCCCACAACGGTAACCTCGTTAACTACCGACGCCTCCGCTTCGATCTAGAATCCAGAGGCTCCATCTTCAACACCTCCTCCGACACCGAGGTGATTCTCCACCTGAtcgccacctcctcctctcgCCCCCTCCTCTCGCGCGTCGTCGAGGCCTGCGAGTCCATCGAGGGCGCTTATTCCCTCGTTTTCCTCACCGAAAACAAGCTCTTTGCCGTGCGCGATCCCCACGGATTCCGGCCACTCGTCATGGGCCGGCGCCGCCGTACCGGCGCCATTGTGTTTGCCTCCGAGACCTGCGCCCTCGACCTGATCAACGCCGAGTTTGAGCGCGAGGTGAACCCCGGCGAAGTGCTTGTCGTCGACGGCCAGGACATGAGCATCACATCCGCCTGCCTCATGCCCGAGAAGCCCCGCAAAGCTTGTGTGTTCGAGCATGTCTACTTTGCCCTTCCCAACTCCGTCGTCTTCGGTCACCCAGTCCACGCCTCCCGCTACAGCTTCGGCGCTGCTCTGGCTCGTGAGTCCCCCGTCCCCGGCGCAGACTTCGTCATCCCGGTGCCCGACTCAGGATTCTTCGCGGCGCTCGGCTTTGCTGAGGCCTCCGGGATCCCATTCCAGCAGGGCCTCATCAGATCCCATTATGTAGGCCGCACCTTCATCGAGCCTGACAAGGAAGGGCGCAACCTTGCCGTCAAACTGAAGCTTGCGCCTGTCCGGACCATCCTCGAGGGGAAGAGCGTAGTTGTGGTCGACGATTCAATTGTGCGAGGCACCACCTCTTCCAAGATTGTCAATCTCATCAAAACTGCTGGAGGAGCTCGAGAGGTCCACATGCGCATTGCTAGCCCTCCCATTGTTGGCTCATGCTACTATGGTGTTGACACCCCAAGGTCAGAAGAGCTCATTTCCAACAGGATGAATGTCGAGGGAGTGAGGCAGGAGATTGGCTGTGATTCGCTTGCCTTCCTCTCGCTTGACAGCCTCAGGGGAGCTTTTGCTGATGAAAGCCACATGTTCTGTGATGCATGCTTCACCGGCAACTATCCTGTGCCACCAACTGAACAGGAAGCTGTGAAGCTGACTGAAGTTTGA